taaactaatccaagtgacacatattcacagtgtacaaaaagattattccacaagacATCTCTCCCTGCTAACCATAGCACTAGCCTCCTGACTTCCTCACATATACCTAGCTCTCATGGTGGCCCTGCTTGATGACTGACAAGCAGGCAGATCCTCTGCCACCTGGAGAGGAGCACTCATGTCTAGGCACTCCCCTTCTCTGTCCTCTTCCCCAAGACTTTCCCATCCTCTGGGTTCATGGGGTAACTGGGAGTTAGCCTGAAATGGGCCAGGTCCTTGTGAAGGGTCCAAGTTCTTCCTTGGCTCCAAGACCAGCACATTTAAGACATACCACCAAGAAAGAACGGCTCTGCCCCCGCTAAGTGTCTGGTTCAATTATAACATGTGTGTTTCTTCACAATCATGTCTCTGAGAATGGGGCTTGTCTCAGAATCACAATGCCAGGTCTCCTCCTTGCCTCTGTGCTGACCTGCTTTGTTTCAAGTCTCCCATGCTCACTTGGACACCTGCTGAACTAGAGGGGATTTCAGAACTCAGGCTCTAGGTGGGACAGATTGGAGATATCACTGCAACACAGGGGTGATGGGAAGTGCCTCCAGACTGCTTCCTGCTTTGTGTTATTTTCAGTGATCTGGttcctccttcctttgtttctttgtcatcCTCTCCTCTGTGAAGAGATGAATCTTGTaagggggttgttttgtttactttcctATTCCCCTTTATTTCCTCTCTTTGAAGTCTAGGAACGGGAAATACCTAAAAGACAAATGGTAAACAATCCAAAAACCTGTGTTGAAATGCAAGGGCTGACATAGAACCCAACCCCTGGGCATTGTCTTAGCTGCTTCTTGTCTACAGTACTGTCTTCCTCCACTGAATCTCAGACCATCACAGAGGGAAGGACAGGGCCCAGGACCAGGTCCAGCTGGCCTTTCAAGTTCCTCTCATACCAGACACCACCATGCTGGCTGCCAGAGCTCTTAGGGCACAAAGCttgatttttattgattttttttatttccgattagttgtattttttcctttcccatatctcgttttctttcctttccttaccttgtttcttttctctctctctttttccccccGACTCACTTTAGACCTGATGGAACCGAGAACCAAGTTGTGAGGAAAGCCATATCGAACAACCTCTTAGAGCCAGCCAAGATGAAAGTCAAGCTTTTTGAGTGTGAGTATCCACTTCCCTCAGGGAGCTTCAGGGGTGGAAATCTGTAGAGAGAAAGCCGGAGCCCTGTGTTTGAACAGGTCTGAGTGCTGTCATCAGGATTCATTTTAATGCACAATTATTCAATACATATCTACTGTGTGCTGTTCCCTGGACCAGGCACTGGGATGCACAAGGATGCAGTAATGGGCAAGACAGAGTTGTCCATGTCCTTGCAGGCTGACATCCCATGTGGACACTGAGGAGGTAGCAGGAGACTTCCTTGGTGTTCCAGGAGGCGAGGCCcacagagaaacatatatggCATGAGTAGGAGACAGAATCCAGTCTGATCTCGTGGGAAACAGACACCCCCAAATTATTAGATGTTAGGAAAAGAATCCAAAGTACAGAAGCTTGCTGGCAGGAGGTGACAAGCGTGAAGTCTGAGGCCAGGCCACCATCTGCCACTCTCTAGTCACTTTGTTCTGCCTGCTGAGTTCTGGTCGAACCTGGGAATGCACACAGACAGCAGAGAGAGTAGTTTTGTTGCCTCTGTAGATAACACTGGAAAATTCAGCTCAGACCTTCGAGGTCTTCTCACACAGGAAATGCTTGGAAGGCCCCTCTCCCTACCTATCGGGCAGACACTGAAATCCCTCCCCACAAGAGAAGTcattgtctttctcttccctgccACACCGGTACCATGAcatattctttttaataatttatttaaattcactTTATGGGCATTGGTGTGAatgtgtcagatgccctggaactggacagttgtaagctgccgtgtgggtgctgagaattgaaccagggtcctctggaagagcagccagtgctcttaaccgttgagccatctctccagcctcaccatGACACATTCTTAAAGCTGAAGGTTTTCCTGAGATTATACAGGAAGGAAAACCCAAACACATTCGCCCTGCTTTTTCACTCAGGATGGTGGATTTGAACCCTGGGCCCTTGCCGTGCATTCCTTACCCTCCTTGCTAAGCAGTGTCTCTGTGCACACTGATGCTAGTGCAGCCAGCCAACCCAGGAGGCCGGCTGAATCCTCAGTCATCCTGCCTTTTCCATGCtgatggggcaggggaggagggggcatAAAATGGTCCTTGACTATGGCCACCCACTAGAATCACTGGAgagttttgttggtggtggtgtttttacataccaagcatggtggtacacacctgtattcccagcactgaggaggctaaggcaggagaaacaCAAGTTATAGGTTGGTCTGAGCTTTATAATTAGACTCTATTAAAAGGTGGTTGGTGCCATGGCtgagtggataaagtgcttgctgttagagcctgaggatctgaatttgatcaCTAGACCCTACCTAAGGTAGAGAGAACTCAACaaatgtcttctgacctctacatatatgCCACTGTGTGTgcccctgcccccaacacacacacacacacacacacacacacacacacacacacacagacacacttaaaAGTATATAAAGAAGGCCAGCCACTTGAAGGTCTAAAGCTGGAGAAGATGGGCTTAATATTTCTCACTGCCCCCATATGTTTCCCACATAAAGCACTGACTTAGCGATTGGGACCCCAGAGCCCTGGAGAAGAGGTTCCCCTTGCCCTGGTCCTTCCTCATGCTGCTGCCTCTGGTTCTCAGTTATACCATCTTCACCGTACTGGATCCTGAGCACCGATTATGAGAACTATGCCCTTGTGTACTCCTGCACCTCTGTCGTCCGGCTCTTCCATGTGGATTATGTTTGGATCCTGGGAAGAACCCGGTTTCTCTCTCCAAATACAATAGCCTACCTAAAATATATCCTTATGTCTAATGATATCGACATCAAACAAATGACGGCCATAAACCAAGTGAACTGCCCCAACTTCCTgtaaagggggtggggggcagcctCTCCAGGTTACTTCTATGCTTTGCATTACCTGGCTCCACCCCCCAACTCCTTATAAAGACAAACCAAGCAACTGTGTCAAGAACCAAAGGGGACGTCGTTTGGCTATAGAAGCCAATGGAGGGGACTCGGAAAGTTGGCCCAAACCCAGCCAGACCCCACACTGTCACCCTGCTTAGcccaataataaatattttcctgaTCAGTTGTGTTTGCAGTGGATTCTGAGTTAGGGGTATTGTGGGAGATTCATTAGAAGCAGATGGTGGGAAACCCTTCAGCAGTTATGTTTAGAAAACCAGTTCTGAACTGTCCCAGTTTAAAGGTAGGAGAGAGCTGATGGCCAAGTCAGAGTTTGGTGACTTGGATCCAGGGTCCCACTTCACAGCAGATACCCTTCTGGAGGGAATCCTGGGAGGTTTTCATTTCTACCTGGAGGCTTCCTTGAAGTCTTCCGAGTGAAGCTGAAGGATAAGAGTCCTGAGAGGGGCTGTGAGAGGAGGAGATTCTGTGAGAGGacaaagggatttttaaaatgatgcaaAATTTTCTCTTTGACTCTGTTGGTGTTTACTGAGGTCCAGTTGCATTCCAGTCACTGAAAGATCCAGAGTCTCTCCACCCCCAATCTTCAGCcactgagaaagagaacaagaTAGAGGGTACCAAGGGAAATCTGAGAACATCCCACCCCCTTCAAGACAGAGGGTCAAGATTATACAGTCTGTCCAAAGCCTCAAGGGCATTCCCATGCCCCTGCTCTGTGAGGAAGTCAGGGACCACCTAGTGTTGtgttttctgacttttaaaaatcaaaggacCTCAGATTTATCACCCGCAAGTTCACTTAGTTCTTGGGTAGAATATATATTATGTTAATATAtacaatttttcatttaattaaagaaaaataaactcaaaatgtAGCTTCCAAGTCACAATTCAAAAAGCCTGAAAACTGCCGGGCAAAGGATAGTAAGGGGGTCCTTTGTGGTCAATTGCTTTCCCCAGCACTGCCTATTGTGTCCTGTGTGTCACTGGGCTGTCCACCAGAGACACTTGGTGGCTTTCCTAGAATACAATGATTTCTCAAAGGGCTAAGCTTCCTGTCACCTACTGTCTCATGGGAACAACTAAATTGTgtagccagtgagatggctcagctgacgAAGGCACCAAGTCCatggacttgaatttgatctctgGGACCAACACTCATTGTGGAATGCAGGAATGAATGCATGTGCCCACAACTCTAGccctaacacatacacacacacacacacacacacacacacacacacacacacacacacactaaatgaaaatgtaaaaagaagatgtggtttctttcttcttaGCTTTCTAACACCTGCCTGAGGAAACCTCTGAAAGACCCGGAGAGGGCCATACACAGGCACCAAGCAGGGAAGGAAACtacaggggagaagagaaggctgGTAGGAAACACAGAGCAAAATAAAGATGATGGTATATACTAAGCCCAGCACAACCGTCGTTAGCTCTAACCGTCACAAGCATCATCAATGCCACATCATTATCATCTACAATGCACCATTTCCCCCTGGAGATATCAGAGCTCATTATTTGGCCTATAAGTACCTAAGTGTACATCTCTGGTGGAGTTAAGTATGTGTAAAACAAAAATACGGCAAGTTATGGCTTATGTCCTGGAGGTATTCAGAGAATGTAACCTCCAcgtagttttaaaaatatcttagatAATTTAGGTGAAAGGGAAGATGCAGTTCAGAAATGTCCATGTTTTATTTGTGTCACCCCAGATGGAAAGCAGTGACACTAAGACAGTGGGGGATGGGATCCTGGGTTATACCTGCTGGATATCATGACACACGTTCATGAAAATGTGAGAACTACCAAGTCACATGGGAGCTGCTGCTCTATGTGTGGGGTTTAAGAGGTCCCAGCTGGTGGCCTTCTTGCTCTCTAGAAACAGCGAGTGTAACTCTACCTTGGTAGCCACACCCAGCTGAACCAAGGGGTGTCTACCTGAGCTAGGGGCCACCAGTCTACAGACTGAGCAGCCTCACTGCATGGAAGAGACTGAAAGAGACCTGGAGATGAAGCTCTCTAGTACTGTGTaaggacctggcttcaattcctagattctaaaacaaacaaacaaataaaaaccctgagGGGTTTGGAAAGTTCCAGAGCTGTGAGACCTCATATTTGGCAGTGACTGTTACTGGTGATGGACAATGGCAGGTATGAGAGTACATAGCACAAATTCGGATATCAGAAGAGACCTTCTGCCCACCCAAGGCTCCTCGATGCAGCTTCAGTTGTCAGTGGCTTTCCATGTTCTAGCTCAATTCCGGTGAAGCTTGGTTGACTTAGTTCCTTAGTTCCTGCCCTTGGATTTTTGCAGGATTAGGTATGTAcacatagggggaggggagggacacatacacacacacacacacacacacacacacacacacacacacacacacacacagtccctacCTTTTTATTATGAGATAGTTTGACTTGACTGAGCAAATGTTCCTTGCAACCAAAATAGCCTCAAGACAAAAGAGTTAATAATATAATGTTgcgtggaaaaaagaaagcagcaatTTAACTACACAGTATTTATAGCTGCATGAAATAATGGCATTAAATCAAGTACTAAGagtgaacaaagaaaatgaaagcaattaaTGTGTTAGGATGGTAAAATTATGGGtggttcttctttttttcctttttgtggctGCTATTTGTAGCATAAGATACATACAAACCCTAAGACTTTCTCTTAGTTTAACCTTGTCCTCTGGAAGGTAGAGTGTCAATGCCCCAAATGGACCTCCTCTTCCAGAACGGCCTCCGGATGTGGAGGCCTTCCAGAACTAGTCTCATGCTTCTAAGGTGAGGGCATCAT
This genomic stretch from Cricetulus griseus strain 17A/GY chromosome 4, alternate assembly CriGri-PICRH-1.0, whole genome shotgun sequence harbors:
- the Apod gene encoding apolipoprotein D; the encoded protein is MVTMLLVLATLAGLFTAAKGQSYRIGKCPSPPVQEKFSLRKYLGRWYEIEKIPDIFEKGICNQVHYILLGNGDIKVLNNEIGPDGTENQVVRKAISNNLLEPAKMKVKLFEFIPSSPYWILSTDYENYALVYSCTSVVRLFHVDYVWILGRTRFLSPNTIAYLKYILMSNDIDIKQMTAINQVNCPNFL